AGGAAGTGCTGAGCTCCCGAGgctcaaagagaaaaatatagcaACATATAGAACAATGCGTTAACTAACCAAATATATCATGAGGAAACCAAGAATGTATGCAGTGAAAATAAAGTGCATCATATTTAAACAATATCCCAGCAAGCAGTTTCCCTGATTCAAATGTTTGGCACCAACACAGTGTGCACTGGGAATTCAAATGAGACATGGAAataggaaggaaggggaaggtcTTGGAGAACAACGCAGAAGTTGACAGCTCTATACCTAATTCTGAAACTATTGCTGTTTCTGAATACCACTCGCGAGAGCACCACTGAGTTCAGTGGCACTATGTATGTAGTAGTCCTTGTGAGGAACCAAGTATTATAAAACAGGTCCCTCATTTAATCCTCCTTGTTATCTAAGTCATAACAAAATAGTGACATAGCAAAGGATCCAGACTATCCATCTTGATAAACTGAGTGGCACataaaaggaaaactggaagCCTTGGGGAGAAAATAAGGGGCTTGTGAAATGTCAGTAATCCAGTTTTGCAAGTTACTTTGCAGATTCTGAAGAACAGTGAGTTTGCAGGGAAACCAGTAAAAGCTAAAAGGCACTTAACTTCAAGGTTTTTGAAATAACATTCTTGAAGCTTCTGTTGATCAGTATTTTCATTCAGGCTAGTTAACCATGAATTAAAAAAGTTATAGTTCTTGATATAACAAGTTAAATAGGACTTCTGAAGTATGGCCTTAACCTTGAATCACAACAATGCCTCTGTCTCACAGGAACAGTCCAAGAACCTTTCATGCAGAAATGTGTATCTGTGATTTAGCTTTGTATACATCATGGTCCTTATAAAcagaaagtatttaaatattaaacagtTGTCTTGTGTTTATGGAATAAGCAGGATTGGGAGTGTGAAAGCTTTCAAAACAAGGTGTCAAGGCCATCTTTGCATTTATGAAAGGTTaaataccaaaaaagaaaaaaaaaccccacacccaaaaCCACAAATGAAAACTACCAGGGATTTGATACAAAAGGAAACTATATAAAAATTTTATGTTGATACTTCCAAAGGTATTTGTAGGTGAAACTGAAAAGCACAGTTACCTACCTGACAGAGTTGTAGCAGCTTTTGTTACAGATGTGAATCCATTTAGCATGCAAATACCAAACCTTACtaataattttgtaaattttctttcccttttgtatGTTATTTTAGGACAAACTGGTGCAGGAAACAACTGGGCTAAAGGACACTATACAGAAGGGGCAGAGTTGGTTGACTCCGTACTTGATGTAGTAAGAAAAGAGTGTGAACACTGTGATTGCTTGCAAGGATTTCAGCTCACTCATTCCCTGGGAGGAGGGACAGGGTCTGGCATGGGAACCCTACTCATCAGCAAGATACGAGAGGAATATCCGGACAGGATAATGAATACCTTTAGTGTCATGCCCTCTCCAAAAGTTTCTGATACAGTGGTGGAGCCTTATAATGCTACACTCTCAGTCCACCAACTGGTTGAAAATACAGATGAAACCTACTGCATTGACAATGAAGCTTTGTACGACATTTGCTTCCGCACCCTGAAGCTCACCACTCCAACATATGGTGATTTAAACCACTTGGTTTCTGCTACCATGAGTGGGGTAACTACATCCCTGCGATTTCCGGGCCAACTAAATGCTGACCTCCGGAAGCTGGCAGTAAATATGGTCCCTTTCCCACGCCTTCACTTTTTCATGCCAGGCTTTGCTCCTTTGACAGCCCGAGGCAGCCAACAATACCGAGCACTCACTGTTCCAGAGCTCACCCAACAGATGTTTGATGCCAAAAATATGATGGCAGCCTGTGACCCAAGACATGGGCGATATTTGACAGTGGCTACTGTCTTCCGTGGTCCCATGTCCATGAAGGAAGTTGATGAGCAGATGTTGGCCATCCAGAACAAGAATAGCAGTTACTTTGTGGAGTGGATCCCAAACAATGTCAAGGTGGCAGTGTGTGACATACCTCCTCGTGGCCTCAAGATGGCTTCCACATTCATTGGCAACAGTACTGCTATTCAAGAGCTCTTCAAAAGGATCTCAGAGCAGTTTTCAGCCATGTTCAGGAGAAAGGCCTTCCTCCACTGGTTCACAGGAGAAGGAATGGATGAAATGGAAtttacagaagcagaaagcaacatGAATGATCTGGTTTCAGAATATCAGCAATACCAAGAAGCAACAGCAAATGATGGAGAGGAAGCGTTtgaagatgatgaagaagaaATCAATGAATAAAGAAATTAGGTGCAGTATTTTCCAGGCCAAATTTTCAAATCTGGATTTCTAATAATTGGGCTTATAAATCTGTATTtaggcttataaaaaaaaaaaagaaaaagaaaaaaaggagcgTGGGTTTAAGATGTTAGAGGTGCTCTTCAGAGTCCATTGAGGTCATTGAGAACTGAGGACATTCAGCATTTCTGGAAATCAGGCCACTTCTATTCATGAGACAAACGTAAGGCATTCAGTTACGACTTTGGCCTATGAGTCTGAATACAGAGATTgcaagtttgggatttttttttttcaaacaacatTTGTCGTCCTCCCTAAAGCTCTACAAGAGAAGACATAAAATAGGCATGAAAatctacaaaatagagctgcgcTATTTTCATCCAATTATGAGTAAGAAAATCTTGTGGGTTTGAAGTATTCATTCTGTACTGAATGTACAATACTGAACTGCCAGGAACAAAATTTAttcatggaaaaagaagaaaaagtttttaGCTATTCTGTACAGTAACTGTTAACAGTGATATTTGACTCCAGtcctctaaaaaaaataaaaaaaaagatcagtatcCTCTCAAGCAAAAGTGTTTTGGGCAGTCAATGCTATATAAATATCCAGTGAGCTGCAGGCCAGAGGCTGGATTTATGCTATGTGACTTCATCACTTGCTGTTGAATAATCACAGATGATATATATGAAATCCATCCATGTGTGATGTGTTCTTTAAGGACCCTTGGGGCTTAAAGTGGCACCCCAAAATCTTGCTGGTCCCCTGTCTCTCTGGCTATCACCAGTTACTGGTGCTATTCCTATCTGCATTCCCCCCCAGCCTGTATAGCTGAAAAGTCAATCAATACTCCACAGAACATGGCAGGAGAGGGGATGTAGGCTGTGTGTTGATAGATCTCACTACCTAGGTTTATAAGTTTTCCACACTTAGAGATGCTATGGATGTCTTCCTGCCATGATTGGTTAAAACCACTGGACAGATTAAGGTTAAAGTACAAATAAAAGTATCCACAATATTCAAAACAGccagcaaaataaatgaaagatgaACAACAGTTTATCTGCTTATGCTAAAGCTGAAACAGGAAGGTCTCTGTCTTACCCAGCTGACTTGCTGCCTTGACAAAGTGACTGTTGGGCATTTGCTCTTTGTGCATGCTTTATGTTTCTGCTCATATCAATTAAACAGCCCTTCTGCATTAGAGAGCCTCTACCAGAGAACGCTGGCTGTGTGGAGTCTCTTATTGAGGTCAGTTTCTAggcaacaaaacaagcaaacaaaggaGAAACACTTGGAAATCCAAACTTTAAATGTTTCAGGAACTCTGTTCTTCTTGCCTTGAGAAGCACTTTCTAAGCAGAAGTGTTGCTCAATACTTTAAAAGGCACTTTACAGACATAGTGTAATTTCCAAAGATGCATTGCTCCTAACAAGATGATGTTATGTTTTGTTTGGGATTCAGGgaataatacagtattttataaaGTATATGAACCAGGCAATTGTTAATCATATAAGCTGAAGTTGTCTGCCCAATTTTATTCTACCCAGAAATGGAACTAAACTAGTTTTAATCAAGTACAAGTTTTTCATATAAAGTGACTTTATGGGTTGAGGCACAATCGTTGGAACAAACTGGCTTTGGCGTAGGTGTATAGGTGGAGATTGGGAGAGCCTGGCTGATTATCTTTTGAAGGGTCATGATGGAGTGAGCCGGTTCACAGGGACCATGTTCTTTGCAATGGCTAATGATGCCTAAAGGATTTATGAATAGGAATAAAGCATCTTTAAATATGCATTTCACAAATGTTGCGATATACTGTGATTATGTATTTATCATGGCATGAGATTAAGCTAAAATAGAATATGCATTAAAGAGAAATTAACATTTAGTGCAGTGCAAAGTAAAACTGATGGGGAATAAAGCCATTACACTTAGAAGTTTAGTTGATGCTTTGTAAATGGCAGGCTATCAGCTTCAAGAGGGAGGAGAATGTGTTGCAGGCTCAGAGCCTGCCATCATGCAGCTGTGGCACAGGCTTTGCAATTAAAGCACTAGCATAGCTGCCTCTGAGTGAAGTAGAAGCAACCATCTTGCAGCTTGCGGAACTGCGTTTTGTGGTAATACAGAATTTGTAACTAGGTTCCAGCCATAAATTCTGAtactgctgtggaaaa
This genomic interval from Accipiter gentilis chromosome 27, bAccGen1.1, whole genome shotgun sequence contains the following:
- the TUBB6 gene encoding tubulin beta-6 chain — its product is MREIVHIQAGQCGNQIGTKFWEVISDEHGIDPAGGYVGDSALQLERINVYYNESSSQKFVPRAVLVDLEPGTMDSVRSGPFGQLFRPDNFIFGQTGAGNNWAKGHYTEGAELVDSVLDVVRKECEHCDCLQGFQLTHSLGGGTGSGMGTLLISKIREEYPDRIMNTFSVMPSPKVSDTVVEPYNATLSVHQLVENTDETYCIDNEALYDICFRTLKLTTPTYGDLNHLVSATMSGVTTSLRFPGQLNADLRKLAVNMVPFPRLHFFMPGFAPLTARGSQQYRALTVPELTQQMFDAKNMMAACDPRHGRYLTVATVFRGPMSMKEVDEQMLAIQNKNSSYFVEWIPNNVKVAVCDIPPRGLKMASTFIGNSTAIQELFKRISEQFSAMFRRKAFLHWFTGEGMDEMEFTEAESNMNDLVSEYQQYQEATANDGEEAFEDDEEEINE